The Rhododendron vialii isolate Sample 1 chromosome 8a, ASM3025357v1 genome has a window encoding:
- the LOC131298882 gene encoding protease Do-like 1, chloroplastic isoform X2, giving the protein MSSLRFVFSRRTRLLLFTSPILRSGRMLLHWMCWRCLKDQDRALSGIKMVTLSQISMLSVVHLISSRVTLSDQTTYDAKVVGFDQDKDVAVLRVDAPKDKLRPIPIGVSADLLVGQKVYAIGNPFGLDHTLTTGVISGLRREISSAATGRPIQDVIQTDAAINPGNSGGPLLDSTGSLIGINTAIYSPSGASSGVGFSIPVDTVGGIVDQLVKFGKVTRPILGIKFAPDQSVEQLGVGGVLVLDAPANGPAGKAGLRPTKRDGYGRLILGDIITSVNGKKISNGSDLYRVLDQCKVGDEITVEVLRGDHKEKIPVILEPTPEET; this is encoded by the exons ATGAGCTCGCTACGGTTCGTCTTTTCCAGGAGAACACGCCTTCTGTTGTTTACATCACCAATCTTGCGGTCAG GCAGGATGCTTTTACATTGGATGTGTTGGAGGTGCCTCAAGGATCAGGATCGGGCTTTGTCTGGGATAAAGATGGTCACATTGTCACAAATTTCCATGTTATCCGTGGTGCATCTGATCTCAAGTAG GGTCACTCTTTCTGACCAGACAACTTATGATGCAAAAGTTGTTGGATTTGACCAAGATAAAGATGTTGCTGTATTGCGCGTTGATGCACCAAAAGACAAACTGAGACCTATACCCATTGGTGTGTCCGCCGATTTGCTTGTTGGCCAAAAAGTATATGCCATCGGAAACCCT TTTGGACTTGACCATACACTCACAACTGGTGTGATCAG TGGGCTTAGAAGAGAAATCAGTTCTGCAGCTACCGGGCGTCCAATCCAGGATGTTATCCAGACTGATGCTGCCATCAATCCTGGTAATAGTGGAGGCCCACTTCTGGATAGCACAGGAAGCCTCATTGGGATAAATACAGCTATATATTCCCCTTCTGGTGCATCCTCCGGCGTTGGATTTTCTATTCCAGTTGACACA GTAGGCGGCATTGTTGACCAGTTGGTGAAGTTTGGGAAGGTCACAAGACCAATTTTAGGAATCAAGTTTGCCCCTGATCAGTCTGTTGAGCAACTAGGCGTTGGCGGGGTGCTCGTCTTAGATGCTCCTGCGAATGGTCCAGCTGGCAAAGCA GGTTTACGACCAACCAAACGTGATGGCTATGGAAGGCTTATTTTGGGTGATATTATCACATCTGTAAATGGAAAAAAGATCTCCAACGGAAGTGATTTGTATAGAGTTCTTGATCAATGTAAAGTGGGTGATGAG ATAACTGTCGAAGTGCTGCGCGGTGATCACAAAGAGAAGATCCCTGT
- the LOC131298882 gene encoding protease Do-like 1, chloroplastic isoform X1, translating into MAAYSLSLLPTTNFPSTLSRSRTSSTFSLSNPPFSLLRNPTRSTPILSALRNSPNSDSIIPSDHSCNNVCKFLLEKTPFASALDSLFVLCASVALSLALLVADVDSASAFVVTTPRKLQSDELATVRLFQENTPSVVYITNLAVRQDAFTLDVLEVPQGSGSGFVWDKDGHIVTNFHVIRGASDLKVTLSDQTTYDAKVVGFDQDKDVAVLRVDAPKDKLRPIPIGVSADLLVGQKVYAIGNPFGLDHTLTTGVISGLRREISSAATGRPIQDVIQTDAAINPGNSGGPLLDSTGSLIGINTAIYSPSGASSGVGFSIPVDTVGGIVDQLVKFGKVTRPILGIKFAPDQSVEQLGVGGVLVLDAPANGPAGKAGLRPTKRDGYGRLILGDIITSVNGKKISNGSDLYRVLDQCKVGDEITVEVLRGDHKEKIPVILEPTPEET; encoded by the exons ATGGCtgcatattctctctctctcctccccacaACAAACTTCCCTTCCACACTCTCTCGCTCTAGAACCAGctccacattctctctctccaaccctcCCTTCTCCCTCCTCCGAAACCCTACCCGTTCCACTCCCATCCTCTCCGCTCTTCGCAACTCCCCCAACTCCGACTCCATCATCCCCTCCGATCATAGCTGCAATAACGTTTGCAAATTTCTCCTCGAGAAAACCCCTTTCGCTTCCGCTTTGGATTCTCTCTTCGTCCTCTGCGCTTCCGTCGCCTTGTCCCTCGCTCTCCTCGTCGCCGATGTCGATTCGGCTTCGGCTTTTGTAGTTACCACGCCGAGGAAGTTGCAGTCCGATGAGCTCGCTACGGTTCGTCTTTTCCAGGAGAACACGCCTTCTGTTGTTTACATCACCAATCTTGCGGTCAG GCAGGATGCTTTTACATTGGATGTGTTGGAGGTGCCTCAAGGATCAGGATCGGGCTTTGTCTGGGATAAAGATGGTCACATTGTCACAAATTTCCATGTTATCCGTGGTGCATCTGATCTCAA GGTCACTCTTTCTGACCAGACAACTTATGATGCAAAAGTTGTTGGATTTGACCAAGATAAAGATGTTGCTGTATTGCGCGTTGATGCACCAAAAGACAAACTGAGACCTATACCCATTGGTGTGTCCGCCGATTTGCTTGTTGGCCAAAAAGTATATGCCATCGGAAACCCT TTTGGACTTGACCATACACTCACAACTGGTGTGATCAG TGGGCTTAGAAGAGAAATCAGTTCTGCAGCTACCGGGCGTCCAATCCAGGATGTTATCCAGACTGATGCTGCCATCAATCCTGGTAATAGTGGAGGCCCACTTCTGGATAGCACAGGAAGCCTCATTGGGATAAATACAGCTATATATTCCCCTTCTGGTGCATCCTCCGGCGTTGGATTTTCTATTCCAGTTGACACA GTAGGCGGCATTGTTGACCAGTTGGTGAAGTTTGGGAAGGTCACAAGACCAATTTTAGGAATCAAGTTTGCCCCTGATCAGTCTGTTGAGCAACTAGGCGTTGGCGGGGTGCTCGTCTTAGATGCTCCTGCGAATGGTCCAGCTGGCAAAGCA GGTTTACGACCAACCAAACGTGATGGCTATGGAAGGCTTATTTTGGGTGATATTATCACATCTGTAAATGGAAAAAAGATCTCCAACGGAAGTGATTTGTATAGAGTTCTTGATCAATGTAAAGTGGGTGATGAG ATAACTGTCGAAGTGCTGCGCGGTGATCACAAAGAGAAGATCCCTGT
- the LOC131298883 gene encoding uncharacterized protein LOC131298883 isoform X2: MLESSYNLLFGKLALRCLFEDYFEEARHFSTRIMLKPIDDPHVDLIATVSGPLDHKPDENIVGNALFRWQSDIYDPHTFMDLFVSNTDPVLLVRSSAYYPQYGVGAFGFFPVLLKKRVSSEDYGVMGLRYGSSNLSIGATLMPFSLGDEFPKSAWLVSKMGRLTAGVQYEPNFRSKEGTRYNDLENWSCAIGYGLGSGSPLSPSFNFGLELARSSQFIASFYQHVVVQRRVKNPIEEKEVVGITNYIDFGFELQTRVDDNKTSSPNADSTFQVAASWQANKNFLVKGKAGPLSSSIALAFKSWWKPSFTFNISAIRDRTVGNTSFGFGIHVDNLREASYQRADPNFVMLTPNKEHLAEGIHWKHGQRPVLQSDVDSGNFDGIPRELRPLGKIL, translated from the exons ATGTTAGAGTCTTCATATAACTTGCTATTTGGGAAGCTTGCATTGAGATGCCTCTTTGAGGATTACTTTGAAGAAGCTAGGCATTTTAGCACAAGAATCATGCTAAAACCGATTGATGATCCTCATGTTGATTTAATTGCAACT GTCTCAGGTCCACTTGATCACAAGCCTGATGAGAATATAGTAGGAAATGCACTATTCCGCTGGCAAAG TGATATTTATGATCCACACACGTTCATGGACCTTTTCGTATCGAATACTGATCC GGTTTTACTGGTAAGGTCAAGCGCTTACTACCCACAATATGGTGTTGGGGCATTTGGATTTTTCCCTGTACTTCTTAAGAAAAG AGTCTCTTCAGAGGATTATGGTGTTATGGGTTTGAGATATGGGTCGTCAAATCTGTCCATTGGAGCGACACTAATGCCTTTCTCTT TGGGTGATGAATTCCCAAAAAGTGCATGGCTGGTAAGCAAGATGGGAAGGTTAACTGCTGGAGTGCAATATGAAccaaatt TTAGAAGCAAAGAAGGAACCAGATATAATGATCTAGAAAATTGGAGCTGTGCGATTGGCTACGGACTAGGATCAGGCAGTCCTTTGAGTCCATCCTTCAATTTTGGTCTTGAACTTGCTAGAAGTTCCCAG TTCATTGCCTCATTCTATCAACATGTGGTGGTCCAAAGGCGG GTGAAGAACccaattgaagaaaaagaagtagtTGGGATTACGAACTACATTGACTTCGGTTTTGAGTTACAGACAAG GGTTGATGATAACAAAACCTCAAGCCCTAATGCAGATTCCACTTTTCAAGTTGCTGCATCTTGGCAAGCCAATAAAAACTTCTTGGTGAAG GGAAAGGCTGGGCCTCTGAGCTCATCTATAGCTTTAGCATTCAAGTCATGGTGGAAACCTTCTTTCACGTTCAACATTTCAG CCATTAGAGATCGTACAGTTGGAAACACATCTTTTGGATTCGGCATCCATGTCGATAATCTTAGAGAAGCAAG TTATCAACGAGCAGATCCAAATTTCGTTATGCTGACCCCAAACAAGGAGCATTTAGCAGAAGGCATTCACTGGAAACATGGACAGAGACCTGTGCTACAATCAGATGTAGACTCCGGGAATTTTGATGGCATTCCCAGGGAGCTGAGACCTTTAGGGAAAATTTTGTAA
- the LOC131298883 gene encoding uncharacterized protein LOC131298883 isoform X1: MGNWFSHAEPPPPMVLVPPLFDFPPLAARTRMLESSYNLLFGKLALRCLFEDYFEEARHFSTRIMLKPIDDPHVDLIATVSGPLDHKPDENIVGNALFRWQSDIYDPHTFMDLFVSNTDPVLLVRSSAYYPQYGVGAFGFFPVLLKKRVSSEDYGVMGLRYGSSNLSIGATLMPFSLGDEFPKSAWLVSKMGRLTAGVQYEPNFRSKEGTRYNDLENWSCAIGYGLGSGSPLSPSFNFGLELARSSQFIASFYQHVVVQRRVKNPIEEKEVVGITNYIDFGFELQTRVDDNKTSSPNADSTFQVAASWQANKNFLVKGKAGPLSSSIALAFKSWWKPSFTFNISAIRDRTVGNTSFGFGIHVDNLREASYQRADPNFVMLTPNKEHLAEGIHWKHGQRPVLQSDVDSGNFDGIPRELRPLGKIL; encoded by the exons atggggAACTGGTTTTCGCACGCAGAACCTCCACCACCGATGGTGCTGGTTCCACCGCTCTTTGATTTCCCTCCCCTCGCTGCCCGCACCAG GATGTTAGAGTCTTCATATAACTTGCTATTTGGGAAGCTTGCATTGAGATGCCTCTTTGAGGATTACTTTGAAGAAGCTAGGCATTTTAGCACAAGAATCATGCTAAAACCGATTGATGATCCTCATGTTGATTTAATTGCAACT GTCTCAGGTCCACTTGATCACAAGCCTGATGAGAATATAGTAGGAAATGCACTATTCCGCTGGCAAAG TGATATTTATGATCCACACACGTTCATGGACCTTTTCGTATCGAATACTGATCC GGTTTTACTGGTAAGGTCAAGCGCTTACTACCCACAATATGGTGTTGGGGCATTTGGATTTTTCCCTGTACTTCTTAAGAAAAG AGTCTCTTCAGAGGATTATGGTGTTATGGGTTTGAGATATGGGTCGTCAAATCTGTCCATTGGAGCGACACTAATGCCTTTCTCTT TGGGTGATGAATTCCCAAAAAGTGCATGGCTGGTAAGCAAGATGGGAAGGTTAACTGCTGGAGTGCAATATGAAccaaatt TTAGAAGCAAAGAAGGAACCAGATATAATGATCTAGAAAATTGGAGCTGTGCGATTGGCTACGGACTAGGATCAGGCAGTCCTTTGAGTCCATCCTTCAATTTTGGTCTTGAACTTGCTAGAAGTTCCCAG TTCATTGCCTCATTCTATCAACATGTGGTGGTCCAAAGGCGG GTGAAGAACccaattgaagaaaaagaagtagtTGGGATTACGAACTACATTGACTTCGGTTTTGAGTTACAGACAAG GGTTGATGATAACAAAACCTCAAGCCCTAATGCAGATTCCACTTTTCAAGTTGCTGCATCTTGGCAAGCCAATAAAAACTTCTTGGTGAAG GGAAAGGCTGGGCCTCTGAGCTCATCTATAGCTTTAGCATTCAAGTCATGGTGGAAACCTTCTTTCACGTTCAACATTTCAG CCATTAGAGATCGTACAGTTGGAAACACATCTTTTGGATTCGGCATCCATGTCGATAATCTTAGAGAAGCAAG TTATCAACGAGCAGATCCAAATTTCGTTATGCTGACCCCAAACAAGGAGCATTTAGCAGAAGGCATTCACTGGAAACATGGACAGAGACCTGTGCTACAATCAGATGTAGACTCCGGGAATTTTGATGGCATTCCCAGGGAGCTGAGACCTTTAGGGAAAATTTTGTAA